One segment of Corynebacterium atrinae DNA contains the following:
- a CDS encoding type 1 glutamine amidotransferase: protein MADLTIGLVLPDVLGTYGDDGNALVLRQRARMRGMSAEILQIKLGEPVPSDLDVYCVGGGEDTAQILAAEHLISDGGLTRAANNGRPVFAVCAGLQVLGESFRASGQVIDGVGLIDATTTALERRAISEVATTPTGAGITAELTQPLTGFENHLGATILGPAAEPLGRVTRGTGNCDVAAAADLPDDSRQRLAEGAVQGNVIATYLHGPALARNPQLADLLLARAMGVALADLEPLDIPAIDRLRKERLK, encoded by the coding sequence GTGGCTGATCTCACCATTGGGCTGGTCCTACCCGACGTCCTGGGCACCTACGGCGATGACGGCAACGCGCTCGTCCTGCGGCAGCGCGCCCGCATGCGCGGCATGAGCGCCGAGATTCTACAGATCAAGCTCGGTGAGCCGGTTCCTTCCGACCTCGATGTCTACTGCGTCGGCGGTGGCGAGGACACGGCCCAGATCCTGGCAGCGGAGCACCTCATCTCCGATGGCGGCCTCACCCGTGCCGCGAACAACGGTCGGCCCGTGTTCGCGGTCTGCGCGGGCCTGCAGGTCCTGGGCGAATCCTTCCGCGCCTCCGGCCAGGTGATCGACGGTGTCGGGCTCATTGATGCCACCACCACCGCCCTCGAGCGCCGCGCCATCAGCGAGGTGGCCACCACTCCCACCGGCGCGGGCATCACCGCGGAGTTGACGCAGCCCCTGACCGGCTTCGAAAACCACCTCGGCGCCACCATTCTCGGCCCCGCCGCCGAACCCCTCGGGCGAGTCACCCGGGGAACCGGCAACTGCGATGTCGCTGCCGCCGCGGACCTGCCGGATGATTCCCGCCAGCGTCTCGCCGAGGGCGCGGTCCAGGGCAACGTCATTGCGACCTACCTGCACGGACCCGCCCTGGCCCGCAACCCTCAGCTGGCGGACCTACTGCTTGCCCGCGCGATGGGCGTGGCGCTAGCCGACCTGGAGCCGCTGGATATCCCAGCGATCGATCGCCTGCGCAAAGAACGCCTGAAGTAG
- a CDS encoding Mur ligase family protein produces the protein MPGRIPQSLRRLRSSVATGAATLATTASRLSGRGAGGMIGGLVANAIDPTIMEKLAGGRPAVLVTGTNGKSTTTRMLAAALRTTHKVATNDGGDNMDAGIISALLAGKDATHIVLEVDELHVPAVADRLRPQALVLLNLTRDQLDRVGEINKIERALRGAVMAHPDMVVIANCDDVLMTSVAFDAPNVVWVAAGAGWTGDSVSCPRTGGHIVREGEDWWAMKKLADGREFRRPTPTWTVTEEGLASPAGSSALNLQLPGRANRGNATQAIAAAVEGFQIPLEKAVAAAEGVDNVAGRYSTIRLGDRDIHLLLAKNPAGWQEALSMVDRSADGLVIAVNGQVADGEDLSWLWDVRFEDFGDLSVMASGERSTDLDVRLIYADIDHEHIPDPVEAILACPPGRIEVLANYTAFRDLKKELENRG, from the coding sequence ATGCCTGGACGAATTCCGCAATCCCTGCGACGCCTGCGATCTTCCGTCGCCACCGGCGCCGCTACCCTCGCCACCACCGCCTCCCGCCTCAGCGGGCGCGGGGCTGGCGGCATGATCGGCGGCCTCGTGGCGAACGCGATTGACCCGACCATCATGGAGAAGCTGGCCGGCGGCCGCCCCGCGGTGCTGGTTACCGGCACGAACGGCAAGTCGACCACGACCCGGATGCTGGCAGCGGCCCTGCGCACGACGCATAAGGTGGCGACCAATGATGGCGGCGACAACATGGACGCAGGCATCATCTCGGCGCTGCTCGCTGGGAAAGACGCCACCCACATCGTGCTGGAAGTGGATGAGCTCCACGTCCCGGCCGTTGCCGATCGCCTCCGTCCGCAGGCCCTGGTGCTGCTCAACCTCACGCGCGACCAGCTCGACCGCGTGGGCGAGATCAACAAGATCGAGCGAGCCTTGCGCGGCGCGGTCATGGCACACCCCGACATGGTGGTCATCGCTAACTGCGACGACGTCCTCATGACGTCCGTCGCCTTTGACGCCCCGAACGTCGTGTGGGTCGCCGCAGGCGCCGGCTGGACCGGCGATTCTGTCTCCTGCCCCCGCACCGGCGGTCACATCGTCCGCGAGGGCGAGGACTGGTGGGCGATGAAAAAGCTTGCCGACGGCCGCGAGTTCCGCCGCCCCACCCCCACCTGGACCGTCACCGAGGAGGGCCTGGCCTCCCCCGCCGGTTCCTCCGCCCTCAACCTTCAGCTCCCCGGCCGGGCAAACCGCGGCAACGCCACCCAAGCCATCGCGGCGGCGGTCGAGGGCTTCCAGATCCCCCTGGAAAAAGCAGTCGCCGCGGCCGAGGGCGTGGACAACGTGGCAGGCCGCTACTCCACCATCCGCCTGGGCGACCGGGACATTCACCTGCTGTTGGCCAAGAACCCGGCCGGCTGGCAGGAGGCTCTATCGATGGTTGACCGCTCCGCCGATGGACTCGTCATCGCCGTTAACGGTCAAGTCGCCGACGGCGAGGACCTGTCCTGGCTGTGGGACGTTCGCTTCGAGGACTTCGGTGACCTCTCCGTCATGGCCTCCGGCGAGCGCAGCACCGACCTCGATGTGCGACTGATTTACGCCGACATTGACCACGAGCACATCCCCGACCCCGTCGAAGCGATCTTGGCATGTCCCCCAGGCCGCATCGAAGTACTGGCCAACTACACCGCGTTCCGCGATTTGAAGAAGGAGCTGGAGAACCGTGGCTGA
- a CDS encoding exonuclease domain-containing protein produces the protein MTTPNGTPENTARSAEVEAYPFVAITTQATGIHPSTGRLVAVDVVTFNEAGDIGEKYHTVLDPGSDPGPRHYHGLTPEEVAEGQKFSKVLRTLDRLIDDRTLVVHNSPVVWGFIVSEARRAMNAAARSNRSRGRGRGRGRRRRQRVGHIPKPIAIVDTLATARRQGATFEDTRLASVARTLGLEATSPVATAERAKRPEQETSREDTLLLIDVYRRESSGELCSREPSELRADRFGLQRTHVRVDAVEAERPLENPGTFQGELIRGMEVVVAPEIVMDPNVIIEACLREDLAYSEKLTRQTSVVVCNKTTDLRGKAMHAQRKGIPLLSDEDFMQAVEHVRD, from the coding sequence ATGACCACGCCCAACGGGACACCCGAGAACACCGCCCGCTCCGCTGAGGTGGAGGCGTACCCGTTCGTCGCCATCACGACGCAGGCCACGGGCATCCATCCGTCGACGGGCCGGTTGGTAGCGGTGGATGTGGTGACGTTCAACGAGGCCGGGGACATCGGGGAGAAGTACCACACGGTGCTCGATCCGGGTTCGGATCCCGGCCCGCGGCACTATCACGGCCTTACGCCGGAAGAAGTGGCCGAAGGTCAGAAGTTCTCAAAGGTCCTGCGTACGCTGGACCGGCTTATCGACGACCGCACGCTCGTCGTCCACAATTCCCCCGTCGTGTGGGGGTTCATCGTCTCCGAGGCCCGCCGCGCGATGAACGCCGCGGCCCGCTCCAACCGGTCCCGGGGGCGGGGTCGGGGACGCGGCCGACGGCGTCGGCAGCGGGTGGGGCACATCCCGAAGCCGATCGCGATCGTCGATACGCTGGCGACCGCACGCCGGCAGGGCGCGACTTTTGAGGACACGCGCTTGGCCTCCGTGGCGCGCACCCTGGGGCTTGAGGCGACGTCTCCGGTCGCCACGGCGGAACGCGCCAAACGCCCTGAGCAGGAGACCTCGCGGGAGGATACCTTGCTGCTCATCGACGTCTATCGCCGCGAGTCCTCCGGTGAGCTCTGCTCCCGGGAGCCTTCCGAGCTCCGCGCCGACCGCTTCGGCCTGCAGCGCACCCACGTCCGCGTCGATGCGGTGGAAGCCGAGCGACCGTTGGAGAACCCGGGCACCTTCCAGGGTGAGCTCATTCGCGGAATGGAGGTCGTCGTCGCCCCGGAGATCGTCATGGATCCCAACGTCATCATCGAGGCCTGTTTGCGCGAGGACCTGGCATATTCGGAGAAGCTGACCCGCCAGACCTCGGTGGTGGTGTGCAACAAAACCACTGATCTGCGCGGCAAGGCCATGCACGCGCAACGCAAGGGCATCCCGCTGCTCTCGGACGAGGATTTCATGCAGGCCGTCGAGCACGTCAGGGACTAG
- a CDS encoding DMT family transporter has protein sequence MHSYVLAVLFALASALTIAWGTVVRHRIVESAPAGSSPILVAMRRPLWWAGMSTAIIAYALQVVALSFGPLLIVQPVLVMSLMFTLPLSAMYEGRRISRQEMFWSSTLTLSVTALVLIGRPVGGEDHPPLERWIPALAVGFIVLTAMDRIARRQIRRERALMQGLVTGAVFGYVAVLSKAVADVFVASGIPGLLTAWELYALILAASIGTWVQQNAFDAGALRTSLPAMKIGEPIVAFALGYLVLFERFRVEGWEWGWMAAAFAMMIVSTVVLSRISI, from the coding sequence GTGCACAGCTACGTACTTGCCGTGCTCTTCGCGTTGGCTTCGGCCTTGACGATCGCGTGGGGCACGGTCGTCCGCCACCGCATCGTCGAAAGCGCGCCCGCGGGATCCTCCCCGATTCTCGTGGCTATGCGTCGGCCGCTGTGGTGGGCGGGCATGTCCACCGCGATCATTGCGTATGCATTGCAGGTGGTCGCGCTGAGTTTCGGCCCGCTGCTCATCGTCCAACCAGTGTTGGTGATGTCGCTGATGTTCACACTGCCGCTCTCGGCGATGTACGAGGGGCGCCGCATCAGCCGGCAGGAGATGTTCTGGTCCTCCACCCTGACGCTGTCGGTGACGGCGTTGGTGCTGATTGGTCGACCGGTGGGCGGCGAGGATCATCCGCCGTTGGAGCGGTGGATTCCGGCTCTCGCCGTGGGGTTTATTGTGCTCACAGCGATGGATCGGATTGCGCGACGCCAGATCCGGCGGGAGCGGGCCCTCATGCAGGGCTTGGTTACGGGTGCGGTGTTCGGCTACGTGGCAGTGCTGTCCAAGGCGGTGGCCGATGTGTTCGTTGCCTCGGGTATCCCGGGACTGCTCACGGCGTGGGAGCTGTACGCCTTGATACTTGCGGCCTCAATTGGCACGTGGGTCCAGCAGAATGCCTTCGACGCGGGGGCCCTGCGGACGTCGCTTCCAGCCATGAAAATTGGGGAGCCCATCGTCGCGTTCGCGCTGGGCTACCTCGTCCTCTTCGAGAGATTCCGCGTTGAGGGTTGGGAGTGGGGCTGGATGGCGGCGGCCTTTGCCATGATGATCGTGTCCACGGTTGTCCTGTCTCGCATCAGCATCTAA
- the leuA gene encoding 2-isopropylmalate synthase, producing the protein MSPNDSFISAPAEITTPDGPRREGQPTWNKQRNSSQPVARYRSFAEEVEDITLPDRTWPDKKITAAPQWCAVDLRDGNQALIDPMTPERKRRMFLLLVQMGYKEIEVGFPSASQMDFDFVREIIENNMIPDDVTIQVLVQAREHLIRRTFEACEGAKNVIIHFYNSTSELQRRVVFRKEKPAIKQLAVDAAHLIKGIAQDYPATNWRWEYSPESFTGTELDFAREVCDAVTEVMEPTPENPMIINLPSTVEMITPNVYADSIEWMHRNLARRDSIILSLHPHNDRGEGVAAAELGYLAGADRIEGCLFGNGERTGNVCLVTLGLNMLTQGVDPQIDFSDIQQIRNTVEYCNQLRVPERHPYGGDLVFTAFSGSHQDAVNKGLDAMAAKVKPGADATDVSWEELRETIWEVPYLPIDPKDVGRNYEAVIRVNSQSGKGGVAYIMKTDHGINLPRQMQVEFSGVVQLVTDSEGGEVNSKNMWDIFATEYLDTTAPVEQVSMRIANSESDDEATITATVLHEGVEKTITGTGNGPVAAYANALEQLGIDVEVQDYSQQSRTAGDDAEAACYIYATVNGSAAWGVGIAGSITRASLKAVTSAVNRALKTTAPVLAGGV; encoded by the coding sequence ATGTCTCCGAATGACTCTTTCATCTCCGCTCCCGCTGAAATCACCACTCCGGATGGACCGCGCCGCGAGGGCCAGCCGACGTGGAACAAGCAGCGCAATTCCTCGCAGCCGGTGGCTCGTTACCGTTCCTTCGCCGAAGAAGTAGAGGACATCACGCTGCCGGATCGCACGTGGCCGGATAAGAAAATCACGGCCGCCCCGCAGTGGTGTGCTGTGGACCTGCGTGACGGCAACCAGGCACTCATCGACCCGATGACCCCGGAGCGCAAGCGCCGCATGTTCCTGCTGCTGGTGCAGATGGGCTACAAGGAGATTGAGGTGGGCTTCCCGTCTGCCTCGCAGATGGACTTCGATTTCGTGCGCGAGATCATCGAGAACAATATGATCCCGGATGATGTCACCATCCAGGTGCTGGTGCAGGCCCGCGAGCACCTCATCCGCCGGACCTTCGAGGCGTGTGAGGGTGCGAAGAACGTCATCATTCACTTCTACAATTCGACGTCTGAGCTGCAGCGGCGCGTGGTGTTCCGCAAGGAGAAGCCGGCGATCAAGCAGCTGGCGGTCGATGCGGCGCACCTGATCAAGGGCATTGCTCAGGATTACCCGGCCACGAACTGGCGTTGGGAATACTCGCCGGAGTCCTTTACCGGCACTGAGCTGGACTTCGCCCGCGAGGTCTGCGACGCCGTCACCGAGGTCATGGAGCCGACTCCGGAGAACCCGATGATCATCAACCTGCCCTCCACCGTGGAGATGATCACCCCCAACGTGTACGCCGACTCCATCGAGTGGATGCACCGCAACTTGGCCCGCCGCGATTCCATCATCCTCTCCCTGCACCCCCACAATGACCGCGGCGAGGGCGTGGCGGCCGCCGAGCTGGGCTACCTGGCTGGCGCCGACCGGATCGAAGGCTGCCTCTTCGGCAATGGCGAGCGCACCGGCAACGTCTGCCTGGTCACCCTGGGCCTGAACATGCTCACCCAGGGCGTGGATCCGCAGATCGATTTCTCTGACATCCAGCAGATCCGCAACACGGTCGAGTACTGCAACCAGCTGCGCGTTCCGGAGCGCCACCCTTACGGCGGCGACTTGGTATTCACGGCCTTCTCCGGCTCCCACCAGGATGCGGTGAACAAGGGCCTCGATGCGATGGCCGCCAAGGTCAAGCCCGGCGCGGACGCCACCGATGTTTCGTGGGAGGAACTGCGCGAAACCATTTGGGAGGTCCCCTACCTGCCCATCGACCCGAAGGACGTCGGCCGCAACTACGAGGCTGTCATTCGCGTCAACTCCCAGTCCGGCAAGGGCGGCGTGGCGTACATCATGAAGACCGACCACGGCATTAACCTGCCGCGCCAGATGCAGGTGGAGTTCTCCGGCGTCGTTCAGCTGGTGACGGACTCGGAGGGCGGCGAGGTCAACTCCAAGAACATGTGGGACATCTTCGCCACCGAGTACCTCGACACCACGGCCCCGGTGGAGCAGGTCTCCATGCGCATCGCTAACTCCGAGAGCGACGACGAGGCCACCATCACGGCCACGGTGCTGCATGAGGGCGTGGAGAAGACCATCACCGGCACCGGCAACGGTCCCGTTGCGGCTTATGCCAACGCCCTGGAACAGCTGGGTATCGACGTCGAGGTGCAGGACTACTCCCAGCAGTCCCGCACTGCGGGAGACGACGCCGAGGCGGCGTGTTACATCTACGCCACGGTTAATGGTTCCGCTGCGTGGGGCGTGGGCATCGCCGGCTCCATCACTCGCGCTTCGCTGAAGGCGGTCACCTCCGCTGTTAACCGGGCGCTGAAGACCACGGCCCCGGTTTTGGCTGGCGGAGTCTAA